TCTTGGACAAGGGCGAGAGCTTTAAAAAACTCTGTCTCATTTTAGGCGGTCATCACATTGATTTTGATGTGACGACGGAGATCTCTTTGAATCCTTTTACCCATATTCCTGAAGGCGAAACAGGAGAGGATCTCGTTGAAAGATCTGAGCAGCTTTCAGCTTTACTTCAGGTGGTAAAGACCATGGCCATGCCCAAGGGCGAGGTCAATGAGATTCAAGAAAGCTTGCTTCAAGAGGCTATCGAGACAGTTTGGAAATTGAGGCAATCATCGGGCAGCCTTCATGATCTTTATGAGTGGCTCAAGAATCATTCAGATTCCAGAGCCAAAGATTTAGCCAGAACTCTTCGTCTTTATAGTAAAGAAGGGGCGTATGGAAGTTTTTTTAATAGCCCTGCTACACTCAATCTGAATCATGATCTGGTCGTCATTGAGACGCAAAACCTTAAAGACAATCTTAAAGCCGTCATCGTTCAAATGATGATGGTTCATGCTTGGCAACGGATGGTCAGAAGTGACAGAAGCGCTCCCTATTTAATTCTGATTGATGAAGCCTGGGAACTGATCCAAGGTAAAAGCTCAGGACAGTTTATTGAAAAGGTGGTTAGAACGGCTCGTAAATATAGGGCTTCATTAACCTTAGCCACCCAAAATCTGAACGATTATTTTAAACCTGAGAGCCCTGGTGCCACGGTAGCGTTTCAGAACAGTGAATGGAAAGCCATTCTCCATCAGTCAGGGGATGTAACCACCAGTCTGCATCACCATCCTCAACTCCAAGAATTGGTGAGCAATAATTTTAAAGAAGCCACCCTTCGCTCTCTCGGCAAAGCGGATCGCTTTAGTGAGATTGCTCTTTATAGCAATAGTGTTGGTGGAGTGATTGGACGGCTATGTTGTGACCCTTGGTCGAGCTTACTCTATTCTACCAATCCTCAAGATTACTTGCACGTCCAGGATTTTATTAAACAAGGGTTAGAGGTCGGTGAAGCGATCGAGGCTGCTCTTCAACAGAAATACTCTTTGAGGGCTGCATGAAAAAACTGACCTTCTGTCTTCTGTTTTTGTCTTCTTCAGTCCACGCCAAAGACCTAGGTATTCAAGGAACAACGTTTGAGATTCGAGAGCGTAATTTGCTCGAGGTCATTCAAACTCGTCTGAAAGGATTAGAAACTGAAGGTAAACTCGATGATCTTCAAAAAGACATCCAACAAAGGGTGTCGTATAAAGCCTTAAATCCAACACGTCTCAACTCTGTGCATCGCACATCAGAAGAACGATCCTATCTTTATGATCCCACTCTCATCGTAGAAGAGGACATTAAGGATCATCGGGGCAGAATTATTCATCAAAAGGGCACACATATTAATCCTCTAGATATGGTCTCTTGGGGTGTGCCGCTCGTCCTGCTCGATGGGGATGATAAAGAACAAATCCACTGGGCCCTCAAGAATCATAAAGATGCAAAGCTTGTTCTTATTGCAGGCAAACCCCTCGATCTTTCAGAACGCCACAAAAAGCGCTTTTATTTTGACCAAGGCGGGATGCTGATCAAAAAATTCAAAATCCAGCAAGTGCCGGCAAGGATCAGTCAGAAGGGTAAACATCTTCTCATTGAAGAAGTCCTCTTGGAGGATAAAGTTCAATGAAACTTATTATCCTTTTTATTCTTCTAATTTATGGGGGGCCTCTCCTGGCAGGATCTTGTGTGGGTCGATTTGTGAACCCTATCACCGATATCTGCTGGAAGTGTATCTTTCCCATTCGAATTGCTGGGATTAAGGTGGTTGGCGGCGAGCCTGATCCTAAAGGAGCCAAGGGTCCTCTTTGTGCGTGTGGCACACCTATTCCAAGGGTGGGGATTCCCATTTCCTTTTGGGAACCTGCTAGACTCGTCGATGTAACACGCACCCCTTATTGCTTGGTCAATATGGGGGGTCTGCAAGCGGCCTCAACAGGCATCAAAGACCGGGGTCATGTGAGTGATGACGAAGGGAATGGATTAAAGAGGAGTTTCTATAATGTCCATTGGTACGTCTATCCCGTCCTCCATATCTTTGAAGTCCTCCTCGATTTTGTTTGCTTAGAAAAGTCTTCCATCGATGTGGCCTATCTGACAGAACTGGATCCCTTATGGAACGATGATGAAAAATCCGCCATCCTCAATCCTGAAGGGATTCTCTTTGGTAATCCTATTGCCCAAGCTGCTTGTGCTGCTGATTGTGTAGCAGCAAGTGTCCATCTGCCTATCGATCCTCTCTTTTGGTGCAATGGTTGTCAGGGCAGTCTTTATCCGTTTTCTGGAACGGTAAATGATCACAATGGTGGTGTACAAGCCAGTTTGCTTTTAGCAGGACGGATGATGGCGAAGCTCCACCGAGAAGGCCTCTTGTGGGGCTATATGGGCGAAGCGGGCTTGTGTGGCAAGTACTTCATGCCTGTTATCAGAAAATCTCAATATCGCACTCAGATGACTTATCCCAGAGCCCAAACATTTCAGTGTCAGCCCTTTGGCAAGACCGAAGTCTTGTGGCAAGGAGGACGGGAATATCCTTATCAAGGAGAAGATTTTGGCTATCTGATCTGGCGTCGTCGTGACTGTTGTTTAGGCTGATTTTAGGAGATAAAAATGAGATCATATTTCACATTGTTACTAATTTTTAGCGTAAGTTTTGATCTCACTGAGCTCCAAGCCACATCCCCTCAAGATATGGCTAAAGAGATCATCCAAGGTTCTTTAAAGGAGACGCAAGAATCCCAAGAGGCCGCCAAGAAGTTTTTAGAATCCCTCGACGGGACTTCTAACACGGAACCTAGTTTCTTTGGCATGGATCAAGACCTATCTCCAAGTATTCAAACTCATTCCTCTTCAAAGATAGAGAAGAGTTGCTCAACTGGAAGAGTCTTCCAACATAAAAATCCCCTCTCAACTCTTCTGGTCTTTGTCACCCTGTCCATGGGAGATGAAGCCTTAAAAGCCTATAGTTACGATGTGCAAAAAACAGGAGGGCGCCTTGTCATTCGAGGATTGGTGGATGATTCTTTTGTAAAAACACAAAAACGCCTTCAAGAACTCGGCATTGAAGTGGATATCGATCCAACCGTCTTTGAAGATTTTAAAGTTGAGAACGTACCTACCTTTATTCATGTCAAAGGAATGCCTGGTCATTATAAATCAACCCATGATCGCTTATCAGGCAATGTGAGCATTTCTCATGCGTTAGAGGAGTTTAAACAGTCAGGAGATTTAAAGGTCGACTCAATGCTGAAGGCCTTGGGAGAAAGAACATGAAATTGAAAGCTCGTTTGATTATCTTAGGATTATGTAATTTTTCTTCAGCCTTCGCTTCTCTTTCTCCTTACTACATTGAGAAGGTGGCTCATACAGAACAAGTGCCGCCCAACCTTTTAAGAACCATCGCTCTTGTGGAGAGTGGTGTGGAAGGGTTGATTTGGCCCTGGACAGTGAACGTCAGGGGCAAAGCCCATTATTTTAAAACGCGGCTAGAAGCTGAAAACTTTCTAAATAAATGTCTTCAAAAAGGTATTACCAATATAGATGTGGGCTGCATGCAGATCAATTGGCACTGGCATCAAGATAATTTTAATCACCCAAAAGAACTGCTGTCTCCTGAGGTAGCTCTTCCTTATGCCGCCTCTTTGCTGAGGGATCATCAAGAGAGAACAGGCTCTTGGATGAAAGCTGCTCTTTTGTATCACTCAAAGAGTGAAGAGAAGCAGGCCCTCTATAAGACCCGTCTTTTATCTAAGCTTAAGGTGAAGGCCCTATGAAATACATTCTTATCCTGGCTTTGATGATGACAATCCAAGGGGTCATAGCCTCAGATTCCGTGATGTATCAAAAGGGTTTGGAGTTAGCACCAGGGTTGGTCAAAGCTCCCTCCAACCCTTCTGACATCCCAGGATATCAAGGAGGAGAGGTGTCTGAGAAGAACTATTTTGAGAACTCTTCAAAACTTTCTGAGGATGCCAATAATAAACTCTATAATGGAGAAGCAACATCAAAGGACTCTACTCTTCAAGCAGGATCTCTTTTAAGGGACGTGGTTCAAGATAAGCCCCTCTTTAAAATGGAAGAAACCGATTCGCTGATCAAGGATGCTAATGAGATCGTGGCCAATCCAGAGGCGGTGGTGAAGGCGGAAGTGGAAGAAGAGAGTACGCCCGATACGATAGAGTCAACCACTCACACATGTGTGGAAGAGGGGGATCCTTATACAGTTCATTGTCAGAGGGATTTAGCCGTTCAGACAATCCATAAATCCAAAGAGTATCTCCATACTCGGATATGGGGATGGTCCCATCAATACTATGATTATACCGTAAAGAATGAAGCTCTCCCGGAGATGAGCATTAACTCTTTTGATGGCTGCAATTATTGGCCTAGAACCGTTATGAGGATCTATCGGTATTTCAAAGGCTTTTCAGGAGAGACGAGAAAAGAAATCCAGAAAACAGAGTACGATTTCACACTTTTAAATCCTGACGATAGTCGTGAACAATGGATTTCTAATTGTGATTCCCTCGAAGAACAAGTAGACCAAGGACACTGTCATTATGTTGAAAAACACTGCACCCAAGGACCTGCCACTAGAAACATTAATGGCTATGCTGTGCACCGAGACTGTTGGCAGGAGCATCTGACCTACACCTGCCAGAGACCAGTTAAAAACACCTGTTCCTCTTTAAGACTGAATGGCTGCTCTCAAATCAATTCCACCTGTAAAGAAAAAGTGGGCGACGTTTGTGTGCTTTATGAACAAACCTTTGAGTGCACCGAGGTTAAAGAAGGCACAAAAAAAGTCAGCCTTAAGGGAAACATTCCCTTTTGTATGGACGGGAACTGCTCAAAGATGGGCATTGCTCCTAACACGGATATGGCAGAGGCTCTCTCCAAGTTGGTCATCTTTAAAGAGATGCAAGGACAGATGGATGCCAAGGCCAATTCAATCTTTAAAGGCCAATCCTATGCCTGCTCCCGTAACTGCGTTAATTTTAAAGATTGCTGTGCAACCGGCAAAGGGTGGGGAGTCTCTCTTGGTCTCTCCAATTGTGGAGAGGAAGAAAAGGCTCTGGCTAAATTCAGAGAAGAAAAGAAGTGCATTTATGTGGGGACCTATTGTGCTGAGAAGGCCCTTGGAATTTGTCTTCGCAAGAAGTCCAATTACTGTTGCTTTGGATCCAAGTTGGCTCGCCTTCTCCATGAGCAAGGACGCGCTCAGTTAGGCCTTGGGTTTGGAGACGCTGAACATCCCCAATGCCGTGGCTTTACGATTGATGAATTGCAACACGTAAGGTTTGATCTTTTAAATTTGAGTGAACTTTATGAAGACCTTCAAGCCCATAAAGTCTTGCCGACGGTATCAAGGATGACGGAAGAGCTCTATTCCAACTGGCAAGCGAAGATTCCAACGTTAGAAGCGAATCCTGAAGCATTAAAGACACCCTCTCAACCCCTTGAAGATGGAGTTCCCCATGAAGTGGTTTTCTAGTGCTCTGATCTTAGCAATTACATTTACTGAGACTTATGCTCATAAGTGGGATCAAACTTCTGCGGAAGGCTGGCTGTGGTACAAAGAACAGGCTCCAGAACCTATTAAACAAGAAGAAAGTTCTCAGCCTAAATCTTTGAAATCTCCACCTAAGAAGAAAGAAACCTATCAAGCCCAACTCTTACACCTTCGTGAGAACTTTGAAGAAGCCATGGCCAAATCTATTTTGGTGCCGACGTTAGAGAACGTCAATCAGACGCGGGATCTCCATGATAAGATGTTTAAGAAATCAGAACTGTTCAGCCACCTGTGGATGGTATCCTCTTTGATGGATGGTCGAGGTCATGAAGCCGCCACTAACTTAAATCCCCTTCACCGGAAGATTTATGAACAAGATAAAACTGAGAAACTTTCCTCCCAATTGAAAACTCTTTCTAAGACCTATGGTTTGTTCTTTGTCTTTAAACACGACTGTCCCTATTGCCATAAGTTTGTACCTCTGGTCGCTGAATTTGCCCATCGTTTTGGTTTTGAATTGAAGGGAATTTCTAAGGATGGCGGCACGTTACCGGGTCTTACCAATATCTCCAAAGACAATGGAATCTTGGGTCTCATTAATCCAGAAGGAATCTATCCTGCACTCTTTTTAGCCAACCCTAAAACTCTGGAGGTTATGCCGGTTGCTTGGGGCATGGTGTCTTATACAGAGCTCCTTCAAAACATTGAAACACTGATCCAAGCCATGGAGATACCACATGCGCACTCATAGCCTTTTCAAGATTCTTATGTGTACTACTTTAAGCTTTCCCCTCAAAGCCGGGGGCCTCGAGACCATGTTTGAAAAATTAGGTGCCAGGGCCAATCAAACAGGAGCAGGAGCTTTCCAAGATCAAGCCGCAGGTCATTATACAGCCGGGAGTCTTTTTGTAAGACAGCAGAATAAGACGCTCTCCCCTATTCATATACGCTTGCCTCACTTTGGAGCCAGTTGTGATGGCATGTCTCTTCAGTTTGGCGGCGTGTCATTTATTACCGGCCAAGAGGCCGTCCAAATGTTGAAGCGAGTAGGCCAAGGAATCCCCACCTATGCTCTTCAACTCGCCATGAAAACCATGGTGCCCCAAGTGGAAGGTTTAATGTCTAATCTCAGGAGCTTTGTCCAAAGTATCAACAATACTCTCTTTGATGAATGTACCATGAAGCAGGCCATTATGGATGCCATGCTCCCCAAACAAGGAGCGCTTAGAGAACAACTCTGTATGGATATGAGCAAAACGGGACATAACCAAGATGTCTTTAGTGCCAAGAAAGCCTGTGATCAATCGAGCCATCAACAAGAAGTGTTAGAGAAAGCTAAACAAAAATATGAAGATCTGATGGCAGGGGAATATAACCTGGTCTGGCATGTCTTAAAAAAGATGCCCCAGTACAAGGATCAAAAAGACCTGGCTGAGTTTATCATGACGTTGACTGGTACCATTGTTTCTCGGAAAGAAGGAGAAAGCTATCGAGTCATGTACTTGTCGCCTAAGGCCGATGAGAAGGAGTTTCTAACCACTTATCTGAAAGGAGGAGAAACAGTTCATTTTAGGTGTGATTCTTCAGACATCTGTCTCAATCCTGCTCAAACCAAAACCCTCATTGATGAGAAAGATGCGATGATTTCTAAAGTGGGAACTCGCATCATGAGCTTAAGACAAAAGTATATTGAGTTTGGGGATATCACTGAAGAAGAGCGCAGCTTTTTAGGAGATGCAGTAAGGGTACCCCTTTATCGCTATATCCAAGTCTCTGCAGCGGTGGGAAGTCCCTTTATGATGAACGATACCACAGAGTTTATTGCACTCTCCATCCTTCTCCATCAATTTGAGACTATTGCCTCAGAAGTTCTTCAAGCCGTTGAAGTGCTGGAAGGGGTTCAGATGGAAGCCTCAGCCATTAAAGAATTCAAAGATCGCCTGCAACTAGCAAGAAACAGATTAAACGCCATGATGAGCTCTTCAGATCATCAAGCCATCTGGCGTTTGACGGAATGGATGAAGGCGCATGAACAAGCCCTCTTGGCGAAGAGCTCTTAAAAGGAGAGAGATCTTATGGATTTTAGTATTTACAGTTATGGCGGGGGTCAGATGTTGTGGACCTTGTTTAATGGTCTGGCCTTGGTCTTTAAAAGCAACAGTCCTTATCTCACATCAGTGGGTTATCTCTCTATGATTGTAGGGGGTGTTTGGGCTACAACCAGGGCGCTTTTTCAAGCGAACATTGGTATCTTTGCCAAGACCTGGTTTATTCCCTCCTATGCCATCCTCTCTTTGATGCTCGTGCCTAAAACCACGGTCAACATTGTGGATGAAGTTGATCCTTATTTTAATAGTGATCGGGTCGATAATATCCCTGTAGGATTAGCGCTCATTGCCTCTACTGCCAGTACCTTTTCAAGAGCTCTCACGGAAGAAATTGAGAGTGTGTTTCCGACCCCTGAGAATCTTAGATACGTTAAAGCAGGGCCCATCTTTGGAGCTCGGTTGGCAGCTCAAGCAAGATACGTTCGTATTAAAGATCCCATAGTCCGTCAGAACATCAAAGATTTTATGCGCCAATGCTTCTATTGGCCCTTCGTAGCCAGTAACTTGAAGGGCCTTAAACATGAAGCCCTTACCACCAATGATATTTTAGGCTTTATTAAAACCAATCCTCATCCTTGGCTGGGAGTCTATTGGCGACAGCCCAGTGGTCAAACGGAGTTTATGGATTGTAAAACTTCAGTTGGACAAGTGGCTGATGTGATGGCCCTAGAGGGGAAACATGGACTTTCTTTTCTAGCAGGCACTCTTTTTGGAGCACCTGTTGAGGAAGAAAAAGAAGTCTCTAGTAAACTCAAACACATGATGGGGGATGCTTGGTCCAAATTAGCCAAGCAGACGAGTGAAGCCTCCAACAGCGTAGGCCAACAAATGCTGGTTAATGCCTACCGGGAAGCCGTTGACGATAAACGAGAAGAGATGGGATTTGAGCGATTAAGTCCGGAACTCTTGTCTTATTCAGCCACAAGAACCTTGGCCGGGCAGAGTATGAGTTTTTTGGTGAAGGGTTCTGTGGCGACGTCCTTTATTCCCATGGTGCAGTCCATTCTCTTTGGCATGTTGCTGATAGTATTTGTCTTGATTATTCCGTTGTGCTTTGTACCTGGGGGCCTAACACTCTTAACCCTCTGGATCAGGCTGATCTTTTGTGTGCAGAGCTTCCCAGTGTTCTCGGCTATTTTGAGTTCCCTCACCACCATGCTCCAAGCACGCGCCAATGAAGGAATCTTTAGAGCCTATGGGAAAGGCTTTAGTGTGGAGACCACCACAGCCTTAGCCGATGCCGCTTTTGATGCATCGTGTCTTATGACAGGTCTCCAACTTTCCGTGCCTTTTATCGCCTATGCGTTTATTTCAAAGAGTGGCTATGCTCTCTCCAGCATGGCTAGCATGATGAGTGCAGGTGTGGAAAGTATTGCTTCTAAGATTGGAGGTGAAATGGCTGATGGTAATATCAGCTTTGACAACCAAAGCTTCCATAATCAAACCATTAGTGGTCGGCAGATCGCCCAACAGCAGTTGGGCTCACACTTTAATTATGGCTCCAGTTTAAGTGATGGTAAGATGACCTTGACCACCAGTACGGAGGGTCAACAAACCGTCAGTGTGATGCAAAGTACGCTCACCTCCAATATAGCGAGCAATGACAATCTTCAAGCTTCCATTAATGATAACTACACCCAGAGTCAGCAACTTATGGAGAATGCCTCCAGTGCTTATATGAAATCCACGTCAGATACGGCGAGTAATCTGTTGAACTTGACGAATAGGCTGAGTCATGGGGTGGGGACAACAGAGGGGATGAGTAGTAGTGAATCAACGGAGATGCAGAAAAGACTCGAACAGACTATGGGAGATCTTCAGCAATTTTCTAAGAACAACAACATAACAGAACAAACAGCTGCTGAAATGGCCCTTCGTGTGAATGCAGGAGCAAGTCTGAATTTAGGTTTCGTCAAGACAGGCATTGATGGTAGTACAGGTCTAAGTGCCAATGCTCAGAACCAGGAAGCATTTCAAAAAATTAAAAATACTGATTTGGGAAAGCGCGTGTCAGAGGGCTTAAGCTTTGCCATGCAATATGCAAAGCAGAATAGCGCCAACATTACAGATCAAGCTGCGCGCGATGCCGCACAGTCTTTCCAAGGATCCTATGCAGAAATGCAGCAATCTAGTGAGCAGTTCCAAAAGGCCTACACACGAACGGAGAATTGGTCAGAAGCTAAATCCTTGGCCGATACAAAAGGTATTAGCGTCAATACAAACGAGAATGAAGCATATCTGGGTTATGTAGCCAATAAGAAGTTTGGAGGAGATGTAATGCAAGCGACTCAGTATGTGGAGAGTCATCCTCATAATAGGGAACAGGGTGAGTTCATGGCGGCCCGTAAGGCGTCTTTTGAATCGTGGGTTAATGAAGCAACCCATAAACTAAGTGAAAACGAGATTCAAAATTATTTAGGATCCATGAACCCTAAGGTAACGGGGGGAAGCCTTGAGGTCGCTCAACACCAAATTAATGAAGCTGGATTAAAGTCAGAAGACCTCCTGCAAAGCGACTTTGATCTTATGGGCTCCACCCTTGATAAATCTCAAAATAAAAACACCGAAGAGATCAGAAGCTTACGTCATGACCTTGAGCAACAACAAGCAACCCAAGAAAGAGCCCATAAAGAACAGAACGAAAAAATGAACGTAACTCGTATGGGCAAGAAGATGGGACGAGATTTAGATTCTACAATTGGAGATTCAAACTGATGTCAAGTTATGTGATGAGGATCGCCAGTATAAACTCCATTCAGATAACCATTTCCTCTAGGTCCATTGTAGATGGGAGCCGGTGGTATATAACCCTTTGCTTCTTTCTCGCTAACCGCCTTCAATTTATGGTAACCATACTTGAACCCATAACGGAACACGATGCCTGTCAAACAAATCCCATACACACTAGAAACAATCACCATCAATCCTTCCATGCTCATTTTGAAAGGAAGCAAGAGCACCAGGTGTGCCAAGACAAAGGCCACGAGTTTGGCATTAATCACAGAATGAGTGTAGCGGTCATAGTGCTCTGGAGAACTATTGAATTTATTCTCAAAATACCCAGCTTTTTTACAGTGGGATTCTTTAAGTTTAAAACCTTTGAACAGGAGAATGTCCAACAGAATGGATGTTGCAAAATAAGCGTAAATAAAAAACGCAGCGTTGAAAAACTTTCCAACAATAAAAGCAGAGAGAAGAGACAAGATCCGAATGGATATCCTCAACCAAAAGAGACCATAATTTTTAACAAAGATGACGTTCATTTTGTCCCTGCTTTATTTTCTGTAACTATACCATTTCTAAACTACGCAGCAAAGTCTAAAACCCTTCTATTGACTAAGTATTTCCTTTTGTTACCAATAGGTTTCACTGCCTCTTCTTTCAGCAGTTCAGGTAACCCCAAGATATCTAAAGCAAAATTGCTGAGTCATTCCCTTACCCCCATCTTTATCCCCAGATTTTGGGACAACTGAAAGGTTTTATTAATGATTCTTAAAAGTGTTACCAGAGGCGGACAGCTTAATCTTCATAGCTTAAGAATGCTCAGACAGGTGGTGACTACAGGTCTCTTGGTTTCATTTTTCATTGGAATAGGGAGTTTTGGTTATCAAATTTGGAATAAAGTTCCCAAATATGCTTGGGATCAATATTTTCAATATCATAAGGCTTCTATACTCCTAGCGTTTAATTCATCCTCTCGTGCTGAAAAGCTTATCATTAATTTCTCTGAACCTAATGGGAAACTTCATCGTCGCTATGCTGCAGATATTATGCGCGATCCAAGAATTTTGCTGATACAGCAAAGAATCTCCCACGTTGTGTTTCAGTCTGCCAAATTATCTCTCAATATCTCTTTTGGTGTCGTCTGTTTACTCCTAACATTCTGGGCCTTAAGGGGCCTATTCGTGCATAATAAGAAACATCAAAGAGGATCTCACCTGATCTCTCCAAGAGCTCTTGCAAGGCGCTTACGATGGACATTTCAAGCCTCAGATCTAAGACTTGATAACGTTCCTCTTGTGAAGAATAAGGAAATGTCACACATTCTTATCACAGGAACCACCGGTTCTGGGAAAACTAACGCCTTTCACACGCTTCTTCCTCAAATTCGAAGGCGCGGTAATAGAGCCATTGTTGTGGATCTCACAGGAGATTTGGTAGCGAAGTATTATCGAGAAGGAAAAGATCTTATTTTGAATCCCTTTGATGCAAGATCAGTTCAGTGGGACCTTTGGAAGGATTGCAAAAGTCATACTCATTATGATGCTCTGGCAGAAAGCATTATTCCTGATAAAGGGGGCTCACATGATGCTTTTTGGGATGAGGCTGGGAGAACATTGTTTCGTATTGCTGCCCAGAAATTGGAACAACAAGACCTTCGAGATCCCTATCAGCTTTATTCTCTTCTCACATCTTCAGATATGCGTACGTTTCAATCATTTTTTGAAGGCACTGAGGCATCCTCTTATACGAATAAAGATGGAGAAAAAACTACCCTATCGGTCAGAGCTAATCTCGCCACACATTTAAGTGGCTTTAAATTCTTAAGTCCCGTGGAAGAAGGGTTTTCCGTAAGAACTTGGATTTCTCAATCCAAAAGTGATGACCAGTGGTTATTCTTAACAGCGATGCCAGATCAAAGAAAAACTTTAAGGCCTTTGATCTCAGCTTGGCTTGACCTTTCAATCAACGCTTTAATGTCTGAAGCTCCAGATCCTAAAAGACGTCTATGGTTCATAACAGATGAGCTGCCGGCTCTTCAAAAGCTGCCTTCTCTAAAAACAGGCCTTGCTGAGCTTCGTAAATATGGGGGGTGTGTTTTAGCAGGAATTCAAAGCATTCCCCAGTTAGAGGAGATCTATGGTAAGGCAGCCTCTCAAAACATGCTCAATCTTTTTAACACCTTTTTATTCTTCAGGAATAATGACCCATCAACGACTCTATGGATTTCTAAAGTACTTGGAGAATGTGAGCAGAAGGAGACCCAGGAAAATCTCTCCTATGGAGCGCATGCTATGAGAGACGGGGTTTCTATCAATCAAATGACCAAAACATCCCCTTTGATCATACCAACCGAAATTGGCGCCCTTAAGGATTTAGAAGCTTATTTAAAGCTTCCAGGAGGGTTTCCTATTGTAAAGATGAGGATGAGATATAAGAGTATCTTCTCTATTGCTTCTGTTTTTGTGCTAAATAAGAAATTCAGTTTGATTAATATTGAGTTTGAAAAACGTGCTCAAAAGATCAGACAAAC
The sequence above is drawn from the Candidatus Nucleicultrix amoebiphila FS5 genome and encodes:
- the traD gene encoding type IV conjugative transfer system coupling protein TraD; translation: MILKSVTRGGQLNLHSLRMLRQVVTTGLLVSFFIGIGSFGYQIWNKVPKYAWDQYFQYHKASILLAFNSSSRAEKLIINFSEPNGKLHRRYAADIMRDPRILLIQQRISHVVFQSAKLSLNISFGVVCLLLTFWALRGLFVHNKKHQRGSHLISPRALARRLRWTFQASDLRLDNVPLVKNKEMSHILITGTTGSGKTNAFHTLLPQIRRRGNRAIVVDLTGDLVAKYYREGKDLILNPFDARSVQWDLWKDCKSHTHYDALAESIIPDKGGSHDAFWDEAGRTLFRIAAQKLEQQDLRDPYQLYSLLTSSDMRTFQSFFEGTEASSYTNKDGEKTTLSVRANLATHLSGFKFLSPVEEGFSVRTWISQSKSDDQWLFLTAMPDQRKTLRPLISAWLDLSINALMSEAPDPKRRLWFITDELPALQKLPSLKTGLAELRKYGGCVLAGIQSIPQLEEIYGKAASQNMLNLFNTFLFFRNNDPSTTLWISKVLGECEQKETQENLSYGAHAMRDGVSINQMTKTSPLIIPTEIGALKDLEAYLKLPGGFPIVKMRMRYKSIFSIASVFVLNKKFSLINIEFEKRAQKIRQTGLCVKKTKTRKKSIEEVA
- a CDS encoding conjugal transfer protein TraG N-terminal domain-containing protein; amino-acid sequence: MDFSIYSYGGGQMLWTLFNGLALVFKSNSPYLTSVGYLSMIVGGVWATTRALFQANIGIFAKTWFIPSYAILSLMLVPKTTVNIVDEVDPYFNSDRVDNIPVGLALIASTASTFSRALTEEIESVFPTPENLRYVKAGPIFGARLAAQARYVRIKDPIVRQNIKDFMRQCFYWPFVASNLKGLKHEALTTNDILGFIKTNPHPWLGVYWRQPSGQTEFMDCKTSVGQVADVMALEGKHGLSFLAGTLFGAPVEEEKEVSSKLKHMMGDAWSKLAKQTSEASNSVGQQMLVNAYREAVDDKREEMGFERLSPELLSYSATRTLAGQSMSFLVKGSVATSFIPMVQSILFGMLLIVFVLIIPLCFVPGGLTLLTLWIRLIFCVQSFPVFSAILSSLTTMLQARANEGIFRAYGKGFSVETTTALADAAFDASCLMTGLQLSVPFIAYAFISKSGYALSSMASMMSAGVESIASKIGGEMADGNISFDNQSFHNQTISGRQIAQQQLGSHFNYGSSLSDGKMTLTTSTEGQQTVSVMQSTLTSNIASNDNLQASINDNYTQSQQLMENASSAYMKSTSDTASNLLNLTNRLSHGVGTTEGMSSSESTEMQKRLEQTMGDLQQFSKNNNITEQTAAEMALRVNAGASLNLGFVKTGIDGSTGLSANAQNQEAFQKIKNTDLGKRVSEGLSFAMQYAKQNSANITDQAARDAAQSFQGSYAEMQQSSEQFQKAYTRTENWSEAKSLADTKGISVNTNENEAYLGYVANKKFGGDVMQATQYVESHPHNREQGEFMAARKASFESWVNEATHKLSENEIQNYLGSMNPKVTGGSLEVAQHQINEAGLKSEDLLQSDFDLMGSTLDKSQNKNTEEIRSLRHDLEQQQATQERAHKEQNEKMNVTRMGKKMGRDLDSTIGDSN